A genomic window from Silene latifolia isolate original U9 population chromosome 11, ASM4854445v1, whole genome shotgun sequence includes:
- the LOC141613069 gene encoding protein FAR1-RELATED SEQUENCE 9-like, giving the protein MKELCSCVWAEDIEPSEFEERWCSVISSYGLTGNEWLDTMFDKRAFWIPAYFRDLFMGGLMRTTSRSESENSFFGNFMNPHLTLVEFLMRYESAMDAQRWKQSKLIAESKNSFPDLETPHPLEKHASEFYTPVMFSEFKNEWVAACFTCGVKILGVTTSDSIPIIDREKDKVYNVIFISDEMKVNCTCKKFERHGILCRHALYVLKEQGLDSVPEQYLLSRWSKLATCQPICSNVPHTLIEDCNSLDVRRHKIGTLWSEVFSCVTLAEQKTEYVDELLGILKDFKDKINAQTSTSECSSSSTTGDRLRKKNRELEMLLGTKIPKEVVVLPPVQSKTKGSGKRMMSQREKATKEQKKAARKCNACGELGFHDSRNCPGRMIPVAANDVAFSVHAVLMTVQIEYV; this is encoded by the coding sequence ATGAAAGAGTTGTGCTCCTGTGTTTGGGCAGAAGATATCGAACCGTCTGAGTTTGAGGAACGGTGGTGCTCAGTTATATCTTCATACGGGCTGACCGGCAATGAATGGTTAGATACCATGTTTGACAAAAGGGCTTTTTGGATCCCAGCCTatttcagggatttatttatgggTGGACTAATGAGAACCACGTCCAGGTCTGAGTCCGAGAATAGCTTTTTCGGAAATTTCATGAACCCACACTTAACTTTGGTTGAGTTTCTTATGAGGTATGAGAGTGCTATGGATGCTCAGCGATGGAAACAATCTAAATTAATAGCCGAATCAAAAAACTCCTTCCCTGATCTAGAGACGCCTCACCCTTTGGAAAAACACGCTTCTGAGTTCTACACCCCAGTGATGTTTTCTGAATTTAAAAACGAGTGGGTGGCTGCCTGTTTCACCTGTGGTGTTAAAATATTAGGGGTTACTACCAGTGACAGCATCCCCATTATTGATCGTGAAAAAGACAAGGTTTACAATGTTATCTTTATCTCTGACGAAATGAAAGTGAACTGCACCTGTAAAAAGTTCGAGAGACATGGAATTTTGTGCCGTCATGCGCTTTACGTGTTGAAAGAACAAGGCCTTGACAGTGTTCCAGAACAGTATCTGTTAAGTCGGTGGAGCAAATTGGCAACATGTCAGCCGATTTGTAGTAATGTGCCACATACTTTAATTGAAGATTGTAACTCATTAGATGTTAGACGGCACAAAATTGGTACCTTATGGTCCGAGGTGTTCTCGTGTGTGACGCTCGCTGAACAAAAAACTGAGTATGTTGACGAATTGCTGGGAATTTTGAAAGATTTTAAAGATAAGATAAACGCACAAACCAGTACGTCGGaatgtagtagtagtagtaccaCGGGTGATAGGCTGAGAAAGAAGAATAGGGAACTTGAGATGCTCTTAGGAACAAAAATACCAAAGGAAGTGGTTGTCTTACCTCCTGTACAGTCAAAAACAAAAGGGTCTGGAAAAAGAATGATGTCCCAAAGGGAAAAAGCTACAAAAGAACAGAAGAAAGCGGCCAGGAAATGCAATGCTTGCGGAGAGTTAGGATTCCATGATAGTCGGAATTGTCCTGGGAGA